In one window of Opitutus sp. GAS368 DNA:
- a CDS encoding DUF4340 domain-containing protein: MRSKVTVVLLFLNVVLFAYIWFYDLPHIREAQTLESRRRVLGPEAATIEALTRTNRAGETVKLEKRTDSWWLTVPYEWPADRNAIAGLLSTLELLEHETSFPVAELAASGRSLADYGLADPALTLGFTSAGRNYTLKIGDTTEVGNRLYVLSADGTRIHVVSRSLAEAISLPLDTLRAASLFTVPVFEVRSLNVQTAAPANLKVRLRRDAAAHWAFEAPINARASKAAVEVTINSVNALTARTFLEPRDTDLDRAGLNSPALRVTLEGNARRETLLLGNPTGAVIPPREGTTVPDTEYFAKIEDKTVVFTTVVPKPLLDVLRAAQEELRDPRVLDFEPATVTAFTIVAPGQPELALQKLEGEQGWQAIVRVPGSTPSAIAADPGVVTELLQKISLLSAREARPGAPKFLSDAPAASDLENWGFNRPEREITLNLSTGGGPLGKEASTLTLQVGVSPDKPGEAFARVTNAPFVYQILPDILDDAPALARHFRRRILRELPEAARITELKLTALPAGTEVFTARNETALTAESLASAKLSDKARTVLATLLGQLRTLRAKAFTAGTFTADHAETPRGPQPWKYQLDATLVLPGGNGAAPTPTVSTLYFTDRLGGTTMLVGTPEFDGVVFEATQEMLDAVFALTYVEKQDPGPPAPASVPTTAPPPTKL; this comes from the coding sequence ATGCGCTCCAAAGTCACCGTCGTCCTGCTCTTCCTCAATGTCGTCCTGTTCGCCTACATCTGGTTCTACGACCTGCCGCACATCCGCGAGGCGCAGACCCTGGAGAGCCGCCGCCGCGTGCTCGGGCCCGAGGCCGCCACCATCGAGGCGCTCACGCGCACCAACCGCGCCGGCGAAACGGTGAAGCTCGAAAAGCGCACCGACTCCTGGTGGCTCACCGTCCCCTATGAATGGCCGGCCGACCGCAACGCCATCGCCGGCCTGCTCAGCACCCTCGAGCTGCTCGAGCACGAGACCAGCTTCCCCGTCGCCGAGCTCGCCGCGAGCGGCCGCAGCCTCGCCGACTACGGGCTCGCGGATCCCGCCCTCACCCTCGGGTTCACCTCGGCCGGCCGGAACTACACCCTCAAGATCGGTGACACCACCGAGGTGGGCAACCGCCTCTACGTTCTCTCCGCCGACGGCACCCGCATTCACGTTGTCAGTCGCAGCCTCGCCGAGGCCATCAGCCTCCCCCTCGACACCCTGCGCGCCGCCTCCCTCTTCACCGTGCCGGTGTTTGAGGTCCGCTCCCTCAACGTCCAGACCGCCGCGCCCGCCAACCTCAAGGTCCGCCTCCGCCGCGACGCCGCCGCCCACTGGGCCTTCGAGGCGCCCATCAACGCCCGGGCCAGCAAGGCCGCGGTCGAGGTGACCATCAACTCGGTGAACGCGCTCACCGCCCGGACCTTCCTCGAGCCCCGCGACACCGACCTCGATCGCGCCGGCCTCAACTCCCCGGCCCTGCGCGTCACCCTCGAGGGCAATGCCCGCCGCGAGACCCTGCTGCTCGGCAATCCCACCGGTGCGGTCATCCCGCCGCGCGAGGGCACCACCGTGCCCGACACCGAGTATTTCGCGAAGATCGAGGACAAGACCGTGGTCTTCACCACCGTCGTTCCGAAGCCGCTGCTCGACGTGCTCCGCGCGGCCCAGGAAGAGCTGCGCGACCCGCGGGTGCTCGACTTCGAGCCCGCCACCGTCACCGCGTTCACCATCGTCGCCCCTGGCCAGCCCGAGCTGGCGCTGCAAAAACTGGAGGGCGAGCAGGGCTGGCAGGCCATTGTGCGCGTGCCCGGCTCGACGCCCTCGGCCATCGCCGCCGATCCCGGCGTCGTGACGGAGTTGCTGCAGAAAATCTCCCTGCTCTCCGCCCGCGAGGCCCGGCCGGGCGCCCCCAAGTTCCTCAGCGACGCCCCCGCCGCCAGCGACCTCGAAAACTGGGGCTTCAACCGCCCTGAGCGGGAGATCACCCTCAACCTCAGCACCGGCGGCGGCCCGCTCGGCAAGGAAGCCTCGACCCTCACGCTGCAGGTCGGCGTCTCGCCCGACAAACCCGGCGAGGCCTTCGCCCGCGTGACCAACGCTCCTTTCGTCTACCAGATCCTGCCCGACATTCTCGATGACGCGCCCGCGTTGGCCCGGCATTTCCGCCGCCGGATCCTGCGCGAACTGCCGGAGGCCGCCCGCATCACCGAGCTCAAGCTCACCGCGCTGCCCGCCGGCACCGAGGTGTTCACCGCCCGCAACGAAACCGCCCTCACCGCCGAGTCGCTGGCCTCGGCGAAGCTCTCCGACAAGGCGCGGACCGTGCTGGCCACCCTGCTCGGCCAGTTGCGCACCCTGCGGGCCAAGGCTTTCACCGCGGGCACCTTCACGGCCGACCACGCCGAGACCCCGCGGGGACCGCAGCCGTGGAAATACCAGCTGGATGCCACGCTCGTGCTCCCCGGGGGCAACGGGGCCGCGCCGACGCCCACCGTTTCCACCCTTTATTTCACCGACCGGCTCGGCGGCACCACCATGCTCGTGGGCACGCCGGAATTCGACGGCGTCGTCTTCGAGGCCACGCAGGAGATGCTCGATGCGGTCTTCGCCCTCACCTACGTCGAGAAGCAGGATCCCGGCCCGCCCGCCCCGGCCTCGGTGCCGACGACAGCGCCACCGCCGACGAAGCTTTAA
- a CDS encoding AsmA-like C-terminal region-containing protein has protein sequence MPAQPTQQKPALTVLRFCGSCLVTVACWAVWLVLGATLATLIYVATARELPVPDFMLRRAEAELTRAGLTLKFGRARLDPTGIVLLENVQFHSRSFEEPLLTCRSLYLRCDIWSVLAGRPIPDEIRLEGAALQLPAMLSPSGTVEPLIHDVALVLRHEDERWLVDQFNGRIGQLVLTARGEVTLPALAPGAPALTPDQLTGQFLQVSRQFASQLHRLEAFDSPVLAVRLESPPGIGNTAHLLLTTVAAHQPWGQPLTLGPLAATGTLRLDGKGPRVLRLHAAARHARYQETYSAEMVRAILSLDLSPDNLGLHPREALVAVGELAAPGASALGPVLRADLTRWPDVSAALATQLSGEFLALEVDARLAEQSARVRAEGRGSPEFISRVLNQITPRAASYFVFGDPVAFRAEAVLDPGWRFARLSSRVDARRLDSHGVKITAARGRIDIEGMSFLAHDARVELGENFARGSYWMNFTTTDYRMLLEGRLRPPEINGWFKGDWWLNFWNAHFAFPVAPPTAEVDLSGRWRDPSRTVYFGSSDARDATVWGGEFEQTHAVLFLRPHFTHGLALAATRAGGAQRVTGTFKRTADAPGLGRFDFDFDSTVDPAVIGRMLDGKADDVLASLRFTSPPHVHALGTVGTTNEYTFTGSAAGGLHYHGFPLDSARVTGGVTGSEVRLDAIEFTMAGGKGAGKVTVSGPPDARRIGFDVTVGGADLARSIRAVEEYQANLTGTKPAAVADSKFMKRAEGGRLDVSLSATGRPGDLPSFTGTGNASLAGAELGEIHLFGLLSQVLSGLSLNFTSLKLDAARTSFRMENGRLLFPDLKITGSTAVIDARGNFTFATSALDFTARLKPYEENRNLITGVIGLVMNPLTSILELKLTGPVSKPDWSIVVGGSSSHPEAPAPATKSPPESPPITEPAKPIPPKS, from the coding sequence ATGCCCGCCCAACCCACCCAACAAAAGCCCGCGCTGACCGTGCTGCGGTTCTGCGGCTCCTGTCTCGTCACCGTGGCGTGCTGGGCGGTGTGGCTCGTGCTGGGGGCGACGCTGGCCACCCTCATCTATGTGGCGACGGCCCGGGAACTGCCGGTGCCCGACTTCATGCTCCGGCGCGCCGAGGCGGAGCTGACCCGCGCCGGCCTCACGCTCAAGTTCGGCCGTGCCCGCCTGGATCCCACCGGGATCGTCTTGCTCGAGAACGTCCAGTTCCACTCCCGTTCGTTCGAGGAACCGCTGCTCACCTGCCGGTCGCTCTACCTGCGCTGCGACATCTGGTCGGTGCTCGCGGGCCGCCCCATCCCCGATGAGATCCGGCTCGAGGGCGCCGCGCTCCAGCTCCCCGCCATGCTTTCGCCGAGCGGCACCGTCGAGCCGCTGATCCACGACGTGGCCCTGGTGCTGCGGCACGAGGATGAGCGCTGGCTGGTGGACCAGTTCAACGGTCGCATCGGCCAGCTGGTGCTCACCGCCCGGGGCGAGGTGACGCTGCCCGCCCTCGCGCCCGGCGCCCCCGCCCTCACGCCCGACCAGCTCACCGGCCAGTTCCTGCAGGTCAGCCGGCAGTTCGCCAGCCAGCTTCATCGCCTCGAGGCCTTCGATTCGCCCGTGCTCGCGGTCCGGCTCGAGAGCCCGCCGGGGATCGGCAACACCGCGCATCTGCTGCTGACGACCGTCGCGGCGCACCAGCCGTGGGGCCAGCCGCTCACCCTCGGCCCCCTGGCGGCCACCGGCACGCTCCGGCTCGACGGCAAGGGGCCGCGGGTGCTGCGCCTGCATGCCGCGGCCCGTCACGCCCGCTACCAGGAGACTTACTCGGCGGAAATGGTGCGCGCCATCCTCAGCCTCGATCTCTCGCCGGACAATCTCGGCCTGCACCCGCGCGAGGCGCTCGTGGCCGTCGGCGAGCTGGCCGCGCCGGGCGCCTCCGCCCTCGGCCCCGTGCTCCGCGCCGACCTGACCCGCTGGCCCGACGTGTCGGCCGCGCTCGCGACCCAGCTCAGCGGGGAGTTCCTGGCCCTGGAGGTCGACGCCCGGCTGGCCGAGCAAAGCGCGCGCGTGCGCGCCGAGGGCCGCGGCTCGCCCGAGTTCATCAGCCGGGTGCTGAACCAGATCACGCCGCGCGCCGCGTCGTATTTCGTGTTCGGCGACCCCGTGGCCTTCCGCGCGGAGGCCGTGCTGGATCCGGGCTGGCGCTTCGCCCGCCTCTCCAGCCGCGTCGACGCCCGCCGGCTCGACTCCCACGGGGTGAAGATCACCGCCGCGCGCGGCCGGATCGATATCGAGGGCATGAGTTTTCTCGCCCACGACGCCCGCGTGGAGCTCGGCGAGAATTTTGCCCGTGGCTCCTACTGGATGAATTTCACCACCACCGACTACCGCATGCTCCTCGAGGGCCGGTTGCGGCCGCCCGAGATCAACGGTTGGTTCAAGGGCGACTGGTGGCTGAATTTCTGGAACGCCCATTTCGCCTTCCCCGTCGCCCCGCCGACCGCGGAGGTTGATCTGTCGGGCCGCTGGCGGGACCCGAGCCGCACGGTTTACTTCGGGAGCAGCGACGCCCGCGACGCCACCGTCTGGGGCGGCGAATTCGAGCAAACCCACGCGGTGCTCTTCCTCCGGCCCCACTTCACCCACGGGCTGGCGCTCGCGGCGACGCGCGCCGGCGGCGCGCAGCGGGTGACCGGCACCTTCAAGCGCACCGCGGACGCGCCCGGGCTCGGCCGGTTCGATTTCGATTTCGACTCGACCGTGGACCCCGCCGTCATCGGCCGGATGCTCGACGGCAAGGCGGACGACGTGCTGGCCAGCCTGCGCTTTACCTCGCCGCCGCACGTGCACGCGCTGGGCACGGTCGGCACGACCAACGAATACACCTTCACCGGTTCCGCCGCCGGCGGGCTGCATTACCACGGCTTTCCCCTCGACTCGGCCCGCGTCACCGGGGGCGTCACGGGCTCCGAGGTGCGGCTCGACGCGATTGAGTTCACGATGGCCGGCGGCAAGGGCGCGGGCAAGGTCACGGTCTCCGGCCCGCCGGATGCCCGCCGGATCGGCTTCGACGTCACGGTCGGCGGCGCGGACCTGGCCCGCAGCATCCGCGCCGTTGAGGAGTATCAGGCCAACCTCACCGGCACCAAGCCCGCCGCGGTGGCGGACAGCAAGTTCATGAAGCGCGCCGAGGGCGGCCGCCTTGACGTCAGCTTGTCGGCCACGGGCCGGCCCGGCGATCTCCCCAGCTTCACCGGCACCGGCAACGCCTCGCTTGCCGGCGCCGAACTCGGCGAGATCCATCTCTTCGGCCTGCTTTCGCAGGTGCTCAGCGGACTGTCGCTGAATTTCACCTCGCTGAAGCTGGACGCGGCCCGCACGAGCTTTCGGATGGAAAATGGCCGGCTGCTTTTCCCCGACCTCAAGATCACCGGCAGCACCGCCGTCATCGATGCGCGCGGGAATTTCACCTTCGCCACCAGCGCGCTCGACTTCACCGCCCGGCTCAAGCCCTACGAGGAAAACCGCAACCTGATCACAGGCGTGATCGGCCTCGTCATGAACCCGCTCACCAGTATCCTCGAACTCAAGCTCACCGGCCCCGTCAGCAAACCCGACTGGTCCATCGTCGTCGGCGGCTCATCTTCCCACCCGGAGGCGCCGGCCCCGGCCACAAAATCCCCGCCCGAATCTCCGCCCATCACCGAACCGGCAAAACCTATTCCCCCAAAGAGTTAA
- a CDS encoding transposase — MTAVPRCMHQPRLHRLARIHLKHPLYFVTLCSFERKPILLRPTTHEAFVQFCEKGADRGAFVGRYVLMPDHLHLFVTFSLGDISLSDWAKSLKNTLSKSWCSAGVTAPHWQKGFFDHVMRSADSYDQKWNYVAANPVRAGLAATPEAWPYQGSIHELHF, encoded by the coding sequence ATGACCGCCGTTCCCCGATGCATGCACCAGCCACGCCTCCACCGCCTCGCCCGCATTCATCTCAAACACCCACTCTATTTCGTCACGCTGTGCTCATTTGAGCGAAAACCCATTCTGCTCCGACCAACCACGCACGAAGCCTTCGTTCAATTCTGCGAAAAGGGCGCCGACCGCGGGGCCTTTGTCGGACGCTACGTTCTCATGCCTGATCACCTGCACTTGTTTGTTACCTTCAGCCTCGGAGATATATCCCTTTCGGATTGGGCAAAATCCCTGAAGAACACCCTTTCGAAATCGTGGTGCTCGGCCGGGGTTACGGCTCCCCATTGGCAAAAGGGATTTTTTGATCACGTTATGCGTTCCGCGGATTCCTACGATCAGAAATGGAATTACGTTGCCGCCAATCCCGTCCGCGCCGGCTTGGCCGCCACGCCCGAAGCGTGGCCCTATCAAGGCTCAATCCATGAACTGCATTTCTAA
- a CDS encoding GldG family protein, with protein sequence MHFSDSFRAARWIRLINLLLQAVLFLALFAGLNYLALNHAWRFDATASRRHSLSPETKSYLERLERDVTITVTFTESNDSEELTQAYRDISTLLREYSYFARGNSKAHLAVRYVDVYQSRREAEALGVADQPNIIMLASDGHTRALRLDELYVIKKKVSREAFRGEAAITAAILDVSSAEKKKIVFLAGHGEMSPDSIDGARGLSQLRDQLRQRNYDLEVVNLSLTRKIDDKTALIIIASPLSRFQPFEEELLRNYLTTRAGRVILMVDPARQFGLENLLFDWGVLVYDNIILDKDPRYMSENGELILSHFLPHPITQLIIDNALFPLVGPTRVVSEDIGRSPDDGLSVKTLVASSPNSWGESGYRLHNAEYTPGQDLRKRNGLGILVISERLKPANLPLSVPGGRLAVFGTADLVTNNRIISGGNFPLFLNTVSWAVDRDTQLNVPARPIERFQLALSQEELSRLRLGLFLIVPGLVALLGLIVYWTRRN encoded by the coding sequence ATGCATTTTTCCGACAGCTTCCGCGCCGCCCGCTGGATCCGGTTGATCAACCTGCTGTTGCAGGCCGTGCTGTTCCTCGCGCTGTTCGCCGGACTCAACTACCTCGCCCTCAACCACGCCTGGCGCTTCGACGCCACCGCCAGCCGCCGGCACTCCCTTTCCCCTGAGACCAAGTCCTACCTCGAGCGCCTCGAGCGCGACGTAACGATCACCGTCACCTTCACCGAGAGCAACGACAGCGAGGAACTGACCCAGGCCTACCGCGACATCAGCACGCTGCTCCGTGAATACAGTTACTTCGCCCGCGGCAACAGCAAGGCGCACCTCGCCGTCCGCTACGTCGACGTCTACCAGAGCCGGCGCGAGGCCGAGGCGCTCGGCGTTGCCGACCAGCCCAACATCATCATGCTGGCGAGCGACGGCCACACCCGCGCGCTGCGGCTCGACGAGCTCTATGTCATCAAGAAGAAGGTCAGCCGCGAGGCCTTCCGGGGCGAGGCCGCCATCACCGCCGCCATCCTCGATGTCTCCAGCGCGGAAAAGAAGAAAATCGTCTTCCTTGCCGGCCACGGCGAGATGTCGCCCGACAGCATCGACGGCGCCCGGGGCCTCTCGCAGCTCCGCGACCAGCTGCGCCAGCGCAACTATGACCTCGAGGTGGTCAACCTCAGCCTGACCCGCAAGATCGACGACAAGACCGCGCTCATCATCATCGCCTCGCCGCTGAGCCGCTTCCAGCCCTTCGAGGAGGAGCTGCTGCGCAATTACCTGACCACCCGCGCCGGCCGCGTCATCCTCATGGTCGATCCGGCGCGCCAGTTTGGCCTGGAGAACCTGCTCTTCGACTGGGGCGTGCTCGTCTACGACAACATCATCCTGGACAAGGACCCCAGATACATGTCGGAAAACGGCGAACTCATCCTGAGCCATTTCCTGCCCCACCCCATCACCCAGCTGATCATCGACAACGCCCTGTTTCCGCTGGTCGGCCCGACCCGCGTCGTGAGCGAGGACATCGGCCGCTCGCCGGACGACGGCCTCAGCGTGAAGACCCTCGTGGCCAGCAGTCCCAACTCCTGGGGGGAAAGCGGCTACCGCCTCCACAATGCCGAATACACTCCCGGCCAGGACCTGCGCAAGCGCAACGGCCTCGGCATCCTCGTGATCTCGGAGCGCCTCAAGCCCGCCAACCTCCCGCTCAGCGTGCCGGGCGGCCGCCTCGCCGTGTTCGGCACCGCCGACCTCGTCACCAACAACCGCATCATCAGCGGCGGCAACTTCCCCCTCTTCCTCAACACCGTCAGCTGGGCCGTCGACCGTGACACCCAGCTCAACGTCCCGGCGCGGCCCATCGAGCGCTTCCAGCTCGCCCTCAGCCAGGAGGAGCTCAGCCGCCTTCGTCTCGGCCTTTTCCTCATCGTGCCCGGTCTCGTCGCCCTGCTCGGCCTCATCGTCTACTGGACCAGGCGGAATTGA